A window from Methanococcoides sp. LMO-2 encodes these proteins:
- a CDS encoding nucleoside 2-deoxyribosyltransferase domain-containing protein, with amino-acid sequence MSITKKIYLAAPLFSVAEQEFNKKLENALEDLGFSVFVPQEDSNDTEAAREEMDSNNIFKLNVEAIDTCDILVAVLDGGTDVDSGTAWEIGYAYAKEKTVVGIKTDFRTLGPEGLVNLMIEESADELLTSVEDLLETMKKYS; translated from the coding sequence ATGAGCATAACTAAGAAAATATATCTTGCAGCACCACTTTTCTCTGTAGCTGAACAGGAATTCAATAAGAAACTGGAAAATGCACTGGAAGATCTTGGATTCTCGGTCTTTGTGCCCCAGGAGGACTCCAACGACACCGAAGCAGCAAGAGAGGAGATGGACTCCAATAATATCTTCAAATTGAACGTTGAGGCTATCGACACCTGTGATATACTGGTAGCTGTTCTTGATGGCGGTACTGATGTGGATTCAGGAACTGCGTGGGAGATTGGGTACGCCTATGCAAAAGAGAAGACAGTAGTAGGCATTAAAACAGATTTCAGGACACTGGGACCCGAAGGTCTTGTAAACCTTATGATCGAGGAATCTGCTGACGAGCTTTTGACCAGTGTCGAAGATCTTCTGGAAACTATGAAAAAGTACAGTTAA
- a CDS encoding TIGR00296 family protein, translating to MLSDSEGKNAVNLARATIEMFLESGKKMQAPGLMEVFDELRGVFVTLTIDGELRGCIGHPYPDSPLSEAIIDSAISAATRDPRFPVVDISEMDDIVVEVTILTQPELIDVPPEQLPEVIEIGRHGLIAKDGFYQGLLLPQVAPENDFDAIDFLNHTCLKAGLAHDAWLTGAQVYWFEGQIFKEIAPRGEVEEEKFNSCCK from the coding sequence ATGCTCAGTGATTCCGAAGGTAAGAATGCTGTAAATCTTGCAAGGGCTACCATCGAGATGTTCCTTGAGAGTGGTAAGAAGATGCAGGCCCCTGGATTGATGGAAGTGTTCGATGAATTGCGCGGGGTCTTTGTGACGCTGACAATTGATGGTGAACTGAGGGGATGCATCGGTCATCCCTATCCGGATTCACCATTAAGTGAGGCTATAATCGATTCTGCGATCTCGGCAGCAACAAGGGATCCTCGTTTTCCTGTTGTGGATATTTCCGAGATGGATGACATTGTTGTGGAGGTGACCATCCTTACACAACCAGAGCTTATCGATGTTCCTCCTGAACAGTTACCGGAGGTTATTGAGATAGGTCGTCATGGACTTATTGCAAAGGATGGATTCTACCAGGGTCTGCTTTTGCCACAGGTGGCTCCGGAGAATGATTTTGATGCTATCGATTTCCTTAACCATACATGCCTGAAGGCAGGTCTGGCGCATGATGCCTGGCTTACAGGTGCGCAGGTATATTGGTTCGAAGGGCAGATATTCAAAGAGATCGCTCCGCGGGGCGAGGTTGAAGAAGAAAAGTTCAATTCATGTTGTAAGTGA
- a CDS encoding phosphoglycerate kinase — MMNTLTAKDFLTIDDFDIEDRTILVRVDLNSPMDPEGGILDDMRIHSHIQTLRDLEDAKVVLLAHQSRPGKNDFSTMEAHARIMSGYLGRKVTYIDDIFGTYARSSISAMKKGDVILLENVRFYSEESLKRPVDEQQRTHMVRQLSPLFDIFLNDAFAVSHRSQLSIVGFTGLLPSGAGRLMEREITALNKSLQGNECPCIFVLGGAKVDDSIKVAENVLSSGGADRVLVTGVVANVMLAASGVDIGEPNMKFIESQGYLEQIDRAKDVLDRFEGKIGLPRDAALNDKGKRIDVKIEEVASKNLPINDIGLETIVAYASEIENAKTVVLNGPAGVAELDGFEIGTFEIIKAASNAGYSIAGGGHITAEVRNIGYEDQFSHISTGGGACIDFLAGDELPGIDALKVAAKRYQETE, encoded by the coding sequence GTGATGAATACCTTGACTGCTAAAGATTTTCTCACGATCGACGATTTTGATATTGAGGACAGAACAATTCTTGTGAGGGTGGACCTGAACTCTCCCATGGACCCGGAGGGAGGCATCCTTGATGATATGAGGATCCATAGCCACATCCAAACTCTTCGTGACCTCGAAGATGCGAAAGTGGTACTTCTTGCCCACCAGAGCCGTCCGGGGAAGAATGACTTTTCCACCATGGAAGCACATGCCCGGATAATGTCCGGTTACCTTGGTCGCAAAGTGACCTATATTGATGATATCTTTGGCACATATGCAAGGTCAAGCATATCTGCAATGAAAAAAGGGGATGTGATCCTTCTTGAGAATGTGCGTTTCTATTCAGAAGAGTCCCTGAAAAGGCCTGTGGACGAACAGCAGCGCACTCACATGGTAAGACAACTGTCTCCTCTCTTTGATATTTTCCTTAATGATGCTTTTGCAGTATCTCATCGCTCACAACTTTCCATCGTTGGCTTCACCGGCCTGCTTCCAAGTGGTGCAGGGCGATTGATGGAGCGGGAGATAACAGCACTTAACAAGAGCCTTCAGGGTAATGAGTGCCCCTGCATATTCGTGCTTGGAGGTGCAAAGGTCGATGATTCCATCAAGGTTGCAGAGAACGTTCTCTCAAGTGGTGGTGCTGACAGGGTTCTTGTCACAGGTGTCGTTGCAAATGTCATGCTTGCCGCATCAGGAGTTGATATTGGTGAGCCGAATATGAAGTTCATCGAATCGCAGGGCTATCTTGAACAGATAGACAGGGCAAAGGACGTCCTTGATAGGTTTGAAGGGAAGATCGGCCTTCCTCGTGATGCTGCACTGAACGACAAAGGCAAGAGGATCGATGTGAAGATCGAAGAGGTTGCGTCAAAGAACCTTCCGATAAATGATATTGGTCTTGAGACCATTGTTGCATACGCAAGTGAGATCGAGAACGCAAAGACCGTTGTCCTTAATGGTCCTGCAGGTGTTGCGGAGCTCGACGGATTTGAGATCGGAACTTTCGAGATCATAAAGGCAGCATCAAATGCCGGCTATTCCATTGCTGGCGGCGGTCACATCACTGCAGAGGTGCGAAATATCGGATATGAGGACCAGTTCTCACATATCAGTACCGGTGGTGGAGCATGTATAGATTTCCTTGCAGGGGACGAACTGCCAGGCATCGATGCCTTAAAAGTGGCTGCAAAAAGATATCAGGAAACTGAATGA